A genome region from Cervus canadensis isolate Bull #8, Minnesota chromosome 10, ASM1932006v1, whole genome shotgun sequence includes the following:
- the MCM10 gene encoding protein MCM10 homolog isoform X1 → MDGEEDDLSLLTALLEENESALDCNSEESQPLTQEDGEPDSFDELFDADGDGESYTEEPDEGEVEKAENQKENLATLFGDMGDLTDEEEAPTSQSTKERVVPAPAHSQGKTNQELQDELRKLQEQMKSLQEQLKLATIKQPASPTLSCKTPVDKSPRPPLKEKKVQKIQESLCFAAELDIPTLPKPKRVARTPKVSSAEPQCSSLKMTSVLSQPLRTTPGNKPGGMTRDQSAGTPRSSGEVTQEVSVEAFSGLRLRKPRVSSTEMNKKMIGRKLIRLSQLKEKMAIEKLEEIDWVTFGVILKKITPQSSNSGKTFSIWRLNDLRDLTRCVSLFLFGDVHRELWKTEQGSVIGLLNANPMKPKDGSEEICLSIDHPQKILIMGEALDLGTCKAKKKNGEPCTQIVNLNDCEYCQYHIQAQYKRLSARRADLQSTFSGGRIPKKFARKGISLKERLCQDGFYYGGVSSASYAASIAAAVAPKKKIQTTLTNLVVKGTDLILQETQQKLGMPQKSLSCSEEFRELMDLPTSGARNLKHHLAKAKSSGIVGSQKPAFQSISASALLKQQKRHMLEMRKKKSEEIQKRFLQSSSEIKSLAVPSSSQQPPCRSPPTGAKFPKMKGTPTAQMPKLGRGISEGDDVLFFDESPPPRPKLSALAEAKKLAAITKLRSKGQILTKTDPNSIKKLKEPQDVLEVKERVEKNSTFSPQAEDELEPAKKKRREQLAYMESEEFQTILKAKSKHTGILKEAEAELQERYFEPLVKKEQMEEKMRNTREVKCRVVTCKTCAYTHFKPLETCVSEQHDYHWHDGVKRFFKCPCGSRTISLDRLPQKHCSNCGLFKWERDGMLKEKTGPKIGGETLLPRGEEHAKFLNSLK, encoded by the exons ATGGATG GAGAGGAAGATGATTTGTCTCTGCTGACTGCATTGCTGGAGGAGAATGAGTCGGCCTTGGATTGTAATTCAGAAGAGAGTCAGCCCTTGACCCAGGAAGATGGTGAACCTGACTCATTTGATGAGCTCTTTGAcgctgatggtgatggtgaatcttacacagaggagcctgatgagggAGAAGTGGAAAAGGCTGAAAACCAAAAGGAGAATTTGGCCACTCTCTTTGGAGACATGGGagatttaacagatgaggaagaaGCTCCTACATCACAATCAACTAAAGAGAGGGTCGTCCCTGCTCCTGCTCACAGTCAAGGGAAAACTAATCAGGAGTTGCAAG atGAATTAAGGAAGTTGCAAGAGCAAATGAAGTCCTTACAAGAACAGCTGAAACTAGCGACAATTAAACAGCCTGCAAGTCCAACCCTTTCATGTAAAACCCCAG TAGATAAGTCTCCACGTCCCCCTCTTAAGGAGAAGAAAGTTCAGAAAATTCAGGAGTCATTGTGTTTTGCTGCGGAGCTTGACATCCCTACTCTACCAAAACCCAAGCGAGTGGCTCGGACACCAAAGGTCTCATCTGCAG agcCCCAGTGTTCATCTTTGAAGATGACAAGTGTACTCTCCCAGCCACTCCGAACAACTCCTGGGAACAAGCCTGGTGGGATGACTAGGGATCAGAGTGCAGGGACACCCAGGAGCTCTGGGGAAGTGACTCAGGAAGTCTCTGTGGAGGCCTTCTCCGGCCTGAGGCTCAG AAAGCCTCGAGTATCCTCCAcagaaatgaacaagaaaatGATCGGCCGAAAACTTATCAGATTGTCTCAGCTCAAGGAAAAGATGGCAATTGAGAAGCTGGAAGAAATAGACTGGGTGACGTTTGGGGTTATATTGAAGAAAATCACTCCACAGAGTTCTAACAGT GGGAAAACATTTAGCATCTGGCGACTGAATGATCTTCGTGACCTGACGCGATGCGTGTCACTGTTCCTGTTTGGAGATGTTCACAGAGAACTCTGGAAGACTGAGCAGGGTTCCGTCATAGGGCTGCTCAATGCAAACCCCATGAAGCCCAAGGATGGTTCAGAGGAG ATATGCTTGTCTATTGATCATCCTCAAAAGATCTTAATTATGGGGGAAGCTCTTGACCTGGGAACctgtaaagcaaagaaaaagaatggagaaccATGTACACAGATTGTGAATTTG AACGACTGTGAGTACTGTCAGTATCACATCCAGGCCCAGTACAAGAGGCTTAGCGCCAGGCGAGCTGACTTGCAGTCCACCTTCTCTGGAGGCCGCATTCCAAAGAAGTTTGCTCGCAAAGGCATCAGCCTGAAAGAACGGCTGTGTCAGGATGGTTTTTACTACGGAGGCGTTTCTTCAGCCTCATATGCAGCCTCAAT tgcAGCCGCTGTTGCACCTAAAAAGAAGATTCAAACCACTCTGACTAACCTGGTGGTTAAGGGCACAGACTTGATTCTTCAGGAAACTCAACAAAAACTAG GAATGCCCCAGAAGAGCTTGTCTTGTTCTGAGGAATTCAGGGAATTGATGGACTTGCCTACATCTGGAGCCAGAAACCTGAAACATCATTTAGCCAAAGCCAAGTCATCAG GGATCGTGGGAAGCCAGAAACCTGCTTTCCAGTCTATCTCAGCATCAGCCCTCTTGAAGCAACAGAAGCGGCATATGTTAGAGATGcggaaaaagaaatcagaagaaatacaGAAACG CTTTTTGCAAAGCTCCAGTGAAATCAAGAGCCTAGCTGTGCCATCCTCTTCTCAGCAGCCCCCTTGTCGATCTCCACCAACGGGGGCTAAATTCCCCAAGATGAAAGGAACCCCAACTGCACAGATGCCCAAGCTTGGAAGAGGCATCTCAGAAGGAGATGATGTCCTCTTTTTTGATGAGTCACCACCACCAAGACCAAAACTGAGTGCCTTAGCAGAAGCCAAAAAG tTAGCTGCTATAACCAAATTAAGGTCAAAAGGCCAGATTCTTACAAAAACAGACCCAAATAGCATTAAGAAGCTAAAGGAACCCCAGGATGTCCTGGAAGTGAAGGAACGTGTAGAAAAGAACAGCACATTTTCTCCTCAAG CTGAGGATGAATTGGAGCCTgccaagaaaaaaaggagagaacaaCTTGCCTACATGGAATCTGAGGAATTTCAGACAATTCTAAAAGCAAAATCGAAGCACACGGGGATTTTAAAAGAG GCCGAGGCTGAGCTGCAGGAACGCTATTTTGAGCCTCTggtgaaaaaagaacaaatggaagaaaagatgAGGAACACCCGGGAAGTAAAATGTCGAGTTGTGACATGCAAGACG TGTGCCTACACCCACTTCAAGCCTCTGGAGACCTGCGTCAGCGAGCAGCATGACTACCACTGGCATGACGGTGTGAAGAGGTTTTTCAAGTGTCCCTGTGGAAGCAGAACTATCTCCCTTGACAGACTCCCCCAGAAGCACTGCAG
- the MCM10 gene encoding protein MCM10 homolog isoform X2, with amino-acid sequence MDGEEDDLSLLTALLEENESALDCNSEESQPLTQEDGEPDSFDELFDADGDGESYTEEPDEGEVEKAENQKENLATLFGDMGDLTDEEEAPTSQSTKERVVPAPAHSQGKTNQELQDELRKLQEQMKSLQEQLKLATIKQPASPTLSCKTPDKSPRPPLKEKKVQKIQESLCFAAELDIPTLPKPKRVARTPKVSSAEPQCSSLKMTSVLSQPLRTTPGNKPGGMTRDQSAGTPRSSGEVTQEVSVEAFSGLRLRKPRVSSTEMNKKMIGRKLIRLSQLKEKMAIEKLEEIDWVTFGVILKKITPQSSNSGKTFSIWRLNDLRDLTRCVSLFLFGDVHRELWKTEQGSVIGLLNANPMKPKDGSEEICLSIDHPQKILIMGEALDLGTCKAKKKNGEPCTQIVNLNDCEYCQYHIQAQYKRLSARRADLQSTFSGGRIPKKFARKGISLKERLCQDGFYYGGVSSASYAASIAAAVAPKKKIQTTLTNLVVKGTDLILQETQQKLGMPQKSLSCSEEFRELMDLPTSGARNLKHHLAKAKSSGIVGSQKPAFQSISASALLKQQKRHMLEMRKKKSEEIQKRFLQSSSEIKSLAVPSSSQQPPCRSPPTGAKFPKMKGTPTAQMPKLGRGISEGDDVLFFDESPPPRPKLSALAEAKKLAAITKLRSKGQILTKTDPNSIKKLKEPQDVLEVKERVEKNSTFSPQAEDELEPAKKKRREQLAYMESEEFQTILKAKSKHTGILKEAEAELQERYFEPLVKKEQMEEKMRNTREVKCRVVTCKTCAYTHFKPLETCVSEQHDYHWHDGVKRFFKCPCGSRTISLDRLPQKHCSNCGLFKWERDGMLKEKTGPKIGGETLLPRGEEHAKFLNSLK; translated from the exons ATGGATG GAGAGGAAGATGATTTGTCTCTGCTGACTGCATTGCTGGAGGAGAATGAGTCGGCCTTGGATTGTAATTCAGAAGAGAGTCAGCCCTTGACCCAGGAAGATGGTGAACCTGACTCATTTGATGAGCTCTTTGAcgctgatggtgatggtgaatcttacacagaggagcctgatgagggAGAAGTGGAAAAGGCTGAAAACCAAAAGGAGAATTTGGCCACTCTCTTTGGAGACATGGGagatttaacagatgaggaagaaGCTCCTACATCACAATCAACTAAAGAGAGGGTCGTCCCTGCTCCTGCTCACAGTCAAGGGAAAACTAATCAGGAGTTGCAAG atGAATTAAGGAAGTTGCAAGAGCAAATGAAGTCCTTACAAGAACAGCTGAAACTAGCGACAATTAAACAGCCTGCAAGTCCAACCCTTTCATGTAAAACCCCAG ATAAGTCTCCACGTCCCCCTCTTAAGGAGAAGAAAGTTCAGAAAATTCAGGAGTCATTGTGTTTTGCTGCGGAGCTTGACATCCCTACTCTACCAAAACCCAAGCGAGTGGCTCGGACACCAAAGGTCTCATCTGCAG agcCCCAGTGTTCATCTTTGAAGATGACAAGTGTACTCTCCCAGCCACTCCGAACAACTCCTGGGAACAAGCCTGGTGGGATGACTAGGGATCAGAGTGCAGGGACACCCAGGAGCTCTGGGGAAGTGACTCAGGAAGTCTCTGTGGAGGCCTTCTCCGGCCTGAGGCTCAG AAAGCCTCGAGTATCCTCCAcagaaatgaacaagaaaatGATCGGCCGAAAACTTATCAGATTGTCTCAGCTCAAGGAAAAGATGGCAATTGAGAAGCTGGAAGAAATAGACTGGGTGACGTTTGGGGTTATATTGAAGAAAATCACTCCACAGAGTTCTAACAGT GGGAAAACATTTAGCATCTGGCGACTGAATGATCTTCGTGACCTGACGCGATGCGTGTCACTGTTCCTGTTTGGAGATGTTCACAGAGAACTCTGGAAGACTGAGCAGGGTTCCGTCATAGGGCTGCTCAATGCAAACCCCATGAAGCCCAAGGATGGTTCAGAGGAG ATATGCTTGTCTATTGATCATCCTCAAAAGATCTTAATTATGGGGGAAGCTCTTGACCTGGGAACctgtaaagcaaagaaaaagaatggagaaccATGTACACAGATTGTGAATTTG AACGACTGTGAGTACTGTCAGTATCACATCCAGGCCCAGTACAAGAGGCTTAGCGCCAGGCGAGCTGACTTGCAGTCCACCTTCTCTGGAGGCCGCATTCCAAAGAAGTTTGCTCGCAAAGGCATCAGCCTGAAAGAACGGCTGTGTCAGGATGGTTTTTACTACGGAGGCGTTTCTTCAGCCTCATATGCAGCCTCAAT tgcAGCCGCTGTTGCACCTAAAAAGAAGATTCAAACCACTCTGACTAACCTGGTGGTTAAGGGCACAGACTTGATTCTTCAGGAAACTCAACAAAAACTAG GAATGCCCCAGAAGAGCTTGTCTTGTTCTGAGGAATTCAGGGAATTGATGGACTTGCCTACATCTGGAGCCAGAAACCTGAAACATCATTTAGCCAAAGCCAAGTCATCAG GGATCGTGGGAAGCCAGAAACCTGCTTTCCAGTCTATCTCAGCATCAGCCCTCTTGAAGCAACAGAAGCGGCATATGTTAGAGATGcggaaaaagaaatcagaagaaatacaGAAACG CTTTTTGCAAAGCTCCAGTGAAATCAAGAGCCTAGCTGTGCCATCCTCTTCTCAGCAGCCCCCTTGTCGATCTCCACCAACGGGGGCTAAATTCCCCAAGATGAAAGGAACCCCAACTGCACAGATGCCCAAGCTTGGAAGAGGCATCTCAGAAGGAGATGATGTCCTCTTTTTTGATGAGTCACCACCACCAAGACCAAAACTGAGTGCCTTAGCAGAAGCCAAAAAG tTAGCTGCTATAACCAAATTAAGGTCAAAAGGCCAGATTCTTACAAAAACAGACCCAAATAGCATTAAGAAGCTAAAGGAACCCCAGGATGTCCTGGAAGTGAAGGAACGTGTAGAAAAGAACAGCACATTTTCTCCTCAAG CTGAGGATGAATTGGAGCCTgccaagaaaaaaaggagagaacaaCTTGCCTACATGGAATCTGAGGAATTTCAGACAATTCTAAAAGCAAAATCGAAGCACACGGGGATTTTAAAAGAG GCCGAGGCTGAGCTGCAGGAACGCTATTTTGAGCCTCTggtgaaaaaagaacaaatggaagaaaagatgAGGAACACCCGGGAAGTAAAATGTCGAGTTGTGACATGCAAGACG TGTGCCTACACCCACTTCAAGCCTCTGGAGACCTGCGTCAGCGAGCAGCATGACTACCACTGGCATGACGGTGTGAAGAGGTTTTTCAAGTGTCCCTGTGGAAGCAGAACTATCTCCCTTGACAGACTCCCCCAGAAGCACTGCAG
- the MCM10 gene encoding protein MCM10 homolog isoform X3 produces MDGEEDDLSLLTALLEENESALDCNSEESQPLTQEDGEPDSFDELFDADGDGESYTEEPDEGEVEKAENQKENLATLFGDMGDLTDEEEAPTSQSTKERVVPAPAHSQGKTNQELQDELRKLQEQMKSLQEQLKLATIKQPASPTLSCKTPEPQCSSLKMTSVLSQPLRTTPGNKPGGMTRDQSAGTPRSSGEVTQEVSVEAFSGLRLRKPRVSSTEMNKKMIGRKLIRLSQLKEKMAIEKLEEIDWVTFGVILKKITPQSSNSGKTFSIWRLNDLRDLTRCVSLFLFGDVHRELWKTEQGSVIGLLNANPMKPKDGSEEICLSIDHPQKILIMGEALDLGTCKAKKKNGEPCTQIVNLNDCEYCQYHIQAQYKRLSARRADLQSTFSGGRIPKKFARKGISLKERLCQDGFYYGGVSSASYAASIAAAVAPKKKIQTTLTNLVVKGTDLILQETQQKLGMPQKSLSCSEEFRELMDLPTSGARNLKHHLAKAKSSGIVGSQKPAFQSISASALLKQQKRHMLEMRKKKSEEIQKRFLQSSSEIKSLAVPSSSQQPPCRSPPTGAKFPKMKGTPTAQMPKLGRGISEGDDVLFFDESPPPRPKLSALAEAKKLAAITKLRSKGQILTKTDPNSIKKLKEPQDVLEVKERVEKNSTFSPQAEDELEPAKKKRREQLAYMESEEFQTILKAKSKHTGILKEAEAELQERYFEPLVKKEQMEEKMRNTREVKCRVVTCKTCAYTHFKPLETCVSEQHDYHWHDGVKRFFKCPCGSRTISLDRLPQKHCSNCGLFKWERDGMLKEKTGPKIGGETLLPRGEEHAKFLNSLK; encoded by the exons ATGGATG GAGAGGAAGATGATTTGTCTCTGCTGACTGCATTGCTGGAGGAGAATGAGTCGGCCTTGGATTGTAATTCAGAAGAGAGTCAGCCCTTGACCCAGGAAGATGGTGAACCTGACTCATTTGATGAGCTCTTTGAcgctgatggtgatggtgaatcttacacagaggagcctgatgagggAGAAGTGGAAAAGGCTGAAAACCAAAAGGAGAATTTGGCCACTCTCTTTGGAGACATGGGagatttaacagatgaggaagaaGCTCCTACATCACAATCAACTAAAGAGAGGGTCGTCCCTGCTCCTGCTCACAGTCAAGGGAAAACTAATCAGGAGTTGCAAG atGAATTAAGGAAGTTGCAAGAGCAAATGAAGTCCTTACAAGAACAGCTGAAACTAGCGACAATTAAACAGCCTGCAAGTCCAACCCTTTCATGTAAAACCCCAG agcCCCAGTGTTCATCTTTGAAGATGACAAGTGTACTCTCCCAGCCACTCCGAACAACTCCTGGGAACAAGCCTGGTGGGATGACTAGGGATCAGAGTGCAGGGACACCCAGGAGCTCTGGGGAAGTGACTCAGGAAGTCTCTGTGGAGGCCTTCTCCGGCCTGAGGCTCAG AAAGCCTCGAGTATCCTCCAcagaaatgaacaagaaaatGATCGGCCGAAAACTTATCAGATTGTCTCAGCTCAAGGAAAAGATGGCAATTGAGAAGCTGGAAGAAATAGACTGGGTGACGTTTGGGGTTATATTGAAGAAAATCACTCCACAGAGTTCTAACAGT GGGAAAACATTTAGCATCTGGCGACTGAATGATCTTCGTGACCTGACGCGATGCGTGTCACTGTTCCTGTTTGGAGATGTTCACAGAGAACTCTGGAAGACTGAGCAGGGTTCCGTCATAGGGCTGCTCAATGCAAACCCCATGAAGCCCAAGGATGGTTCAGAGGAG ATATGCTTGTCTATTGATCATCCTCAAAAGATCTTAATTATGGGGGAAGCTCTTGACCTGGGAACctgtaaagcaaagaaaaagaatggagaaccATGTACACAGATTGTGAATTTG AACGACTGTGAGTACTGTCAGTATCACATCCAGGCCCAGTACAAGAGGCTTAGCGCCAGGCGAGCTGACTTGCAGTCCACCTTCTCTGGAGGCCGCATTCCAAAGAAGTTTGCTCGCAAAGGCATCAGCCTGAAAGAACGGCTGTGTCAGGATGGTTTTTACTACGGAGGCGTTTCTTCAGCCTCATATGCAGCCTCAAT tgcAGCCGCTGTTGCACCTAAAAAGAAGATTCAAACCACTCTGACTAACCTGGTGGTTAAGGGCACAGACTTGATTCTTCAGGAAACTCAACAAAAACTAG GAATGCCCCAGAAGAGCTTGTCTTGTTCTGAGGAATTCAGGGAATTGATGGACTTGCCTACATCTGGAGCCAGAAACCTGAAACATCATTTAGCCAAAGCCAAGTCATCAG GGATCGTGGGAAGCCAGAAACCTGCTTTCCAGTCTATCTCAGCATCAGCCCTCTTGAAGCAACAGAAGCGGCATATGTTAGAGATGcggaaaaagaaatcagaagaaatacaGAAACG CTTTTTGCAAAGCTCCAGTGAAATCAAGAGCCTAGCTGTGCCATCCTCTTCTCAGCAGCCCCCTTGTCGATCTCCACCAACGGGGGCTAAATTCCCCAAGATGAAAGGAACCCCAACTGCACAGATGCCCAAGCTTGGAAGAGGCATCTCAGAAGGAGATGATGTCCTCTTTTTTGATGAGTCACCACCACCAAGACCAAAACTGAGTGCCTTAGCAGAAGCCAAAAAG tTAGCTGCTATAACCAAATTAAGGTCAAAAGGCCAGATTCTTACAAAAACAGACCCAAATAGCATTAAGAAGCTAAAGGAACCCCAGGATGTCCTGGAAGTGAAGGAACGTGTAGAAAAGAACAGCACATTTTCTCCTCAAG CTGAGGATGAATTGGAGCCTgccaagaaaaaaaggagagaacaaCTTGCCTACATGGAATCTGAGGAATTTCAGACAATTCTAAAAGCAAAATCGAAGCACACGGGGATTTTAAAAGAG GCCGAGGCTGAGCTGCAGGAACGCTATTTTGAGCCTCTggtgaaaaaagaacaaatggaagaaaagatgAGGAACACCCGGGAAGTAAAATGTCGAGTTGTGACATGCAAGACG TGTGCCTACACCCACTTCAAGCCTCTGGAGACCTGCGTCAGCGAGCAGCATGACTACCACTGGCATGACGGTGTGAAGAGGTTTTTCAAGTGTCCCTGTGGAAGCAGAACTATCTCCCTTGACAGACTCCCCCAGAAGCACTGCAG